From Plectropomus leopardus isolate mb unplaced genomic scaffold, YSFRI_Pleo_2.0 unplaced_scaffold29780, whole genome shotgun sequence:
AGAGGAATGTGAAATgcgaaatatgtgaaatatgtgatgcaataacacctcttgtagctcctgctgcatcatgagggagccagttcctactgacaagcacataaccatagcatcatgtgacctagaaaagccaaaaaagtatttttgcaaaatgtgcatttttggaATCGCCTGAGTAGAAACGCTtatttgcgataaatgggagttttttttaactcacgGCTTTCCATTAGGCgtttttcatatttgcaatttcaactATGTTCTCGAACTCAAAGTGCATTCAGAGTGAACGGCCATTTCCACCACGACTCACCTTCGCGAGGACGCTCTACTCTGTGCGTCGACTTCTGACGTCACCTGCTGGATTTTCATAGGACgacctaaaaaaataacaacacatgAGAGAGCATTTTTCATTAGAACGTCTGAACAAACAATCACAGTATGACAATGCTACTGCAGCACGCCAACCGAATCCTCACCATCGAGTGGGACGCCGTTATAGTGCTTCATGGCTTTCAGTGCGTCTGCCTTCGATTCAAAGTGAACGTCTGCGGTTCCTTTACTGCGCCCGGAGCGGTCGTAATGGACAGATGCTTTCTGTAATGCCCCAAACTCTGCAAACAGCTCCTGCGGACCAGAGCAGAAACGTCAGTCATGTTCACAGCACGTCCGTGTTAGCAAAGCGGATTCATCGGGTTTAGTTAATTACCTTGATATCCGAGTCAGAGACGCCAAAGTCCAGATTGGAAACCAGCAGTTTGCCGCTGGCTTCTCCACTTCTTTCTGCTCCTGCACTCTGTCCTCTGCGTTCACTGGTGTGCTCCTCAAACATGTCATGCTGCCATTTGTCCGGTAACTCTCTGGGCTGCgaagagcaacaaaagaaaacaatgtctTCAGCTTCCAGTGTCCCGCTAAACAAAGTCTCAGAGAGTGGACTGCTGAGAAGAGAAATACTACTTTACCTAAAGCAAGTGTTTCCTGCAGCGAGTTTACaaacaaagtcaatgcaaagacatgAATAGATTCAATTCACGCCAGGCAGCACGATGGACGCGAAAACACATATTTCGCATTTACACGTCCATTGCGTAAGTTGGaaagtttaaatttttgcaTGACGCTGCACTGTGACAGCCTATCAGCTTTCAGATCTAGCTGAGATTCTCCCAATGTTTCTGAGATCCAGAActtacagaaaaacaatgtcGCTGTCGGTGGACGCACAGAGCTACaatgtgacagtttttttttttttttaattgggtaagaaatttctttttgaactgaaagaaaaagaacattcGACATTCACtaaattgctctttttttaaaacattattctaggtttatttttatttctgttagactaaaattgcaatattatgaggaaagttttaattttataagaaaaaagttgttttctgaATAGCGTTGTAATATTGCCAGAACAgagttgtaatttttttgagaaaaaaagccatcattttatgaatataaagttgtcatattttgagagtAAAGTTGAAATTTTTCCGAGAATAACGTAATttaaaactatgactttttttctatcttCATTACGACAtcattctcataatattactaATTCTTTTCCTCAAAATATTCCGACTTTATTCTCACAAtattacttcctttttttcaaagtattcctactttttttcttcataatatTAAGACTGTATTATTTATGGCCC
This genomic window contains:
- the LOC121938535 gene encoding THO complex subunit 4-A-like, which translates into the protein MMADKMSMSLDDIIKLNKKGGSDRDRGSSGSGRSSGRAEGASRPVRSRQNNFNRDRNNRSTPYTRPRELPDKWQHDMFEEHTSERRGQSAGAERSGEASGKLLVSNLDFGVSDSDIKELFAEFGALQKASVHYDRSGRSKGTADVHFESKADALKAMKHYNGVPLDGRPMKIQQVTSEVDAQSRASSRR